The following are from one region of the Littorina saxatilis isolate snail1 linkage group LG4, US_GU_Lsax_2.0, whole genome shotgun sequence genome:
- the LOC138965198 gene encoding F-box only protein 7-like has product MKVRVKLSGAAQGVDVGDTDQCTLSQLREKTADTFQLADRSFSLSLNRKDALCGDDETLSQLGIVAGDLLFVLCHDHSNTSNNTNTTLTTTTNYNTTTTTTTSSSGPNSTADTSSSSNSESDVSQAGGLTQPVSASASGTACQDMDTGDSEQQVCEQGSVTALGHSDLQGDTQQTAYLDPAAYGGAASGAYDTERCVSPSPLEDPEVNRCLQEPLLCRESSPIAVPVLLRDVYETASCVTATDALWVVLHTVMMEVGFRPLPNGGLSLGEGWNHRGFYKQEYHHLCVSTQHSCSIIGVAMGPTLIVHGVTSGDPQVKTDSQQLKVADYVYGVSQDVCRVYRNLERLSRTMKDLVCQPLLSQLSEVCGFPVSLGLLSLSYEVKLKVLSYLPALGLVRMGQVCREYNVTYKDPCLWRRLYLREFGQHGDNSLHKDWYTLYKVEYLARKDRRKMSRQRHHLLSGIPPWLNPPPGHFPPLTPSPYMGGIVGGDYDLNPEFAPRIPHPLFGQPAIPDHFLPQGPGAPGGPFAPRPRFSDPFGPFPGPNYMASLQNARPSPFGSLGGNRFL; this is encoded by the exons ATGAAAGTGCGAGTGAAGCTATCGGGCGCGGCGCAGGGTGTAGATGTTGGCGATACTGACCAGTGCACGCTCTCCCAGCTCCGAGAGAAAACTGCTGACACTTTCCAACTTGCCGATAG GTCATTCAGCTTGAGTCTGAACAGAAAGGACGCGTTGTGTGGGGACGATGAGACTTTGTCCCAGCTAGGCATCGTGGCGGGGGACCTGCTCTTCGTTCTCTGCCACGACCACAGTAACAccagcaacaacacaaacaccaccctcaccaccaccaccaactacaacaccaccaccaccaccaccaccagcagcaGCGGGCCAAACAGCACGGCAGACACTTCCTCGTCCAGTAACAGTGAAAGTGACGTCTCCCAGGCCGGCGGCCTGACACAGCCTGTCAGTGCCAGTGCCAGCGGCACAGCGTGTCAAGACATGGACACTGGTGACAGCGAGCAGCAGGTGTGTGAGCAGGGTTCAGTGACGGCACTGGGTCACAGTGACCTGCAGGGCGACACTCAGCAGACTGCGTACCTTGATCCCGCTGCATATGGGGGTGCAG CTAGCGGTGCCTATGACACAGAGCGGTGCGTTTCGCCATCTCCCCTGGAGGACCCAGAGGTCAACCGGTGCCTGCAAGAACCCCTGCTGTGTCGCGAGTCATCGCCCATCGCAGTGCCTGTGTTGCTGAGAGACGTGTACGAAACTGCCAGCTGTGTCACCGCCACTGATGCTCTCTGGGTCGTCCTGCATACTGTCATGATGGAAGTGGGCTTCAGACCATTGCCC AATGGCGGTCTATCACTGGGTGAGGGGTGGAATCACAGAGGATTCTACAAGCAGGAATACCACCATCTGTGTGTCAGCACGCAGCACAGCTGTTCCATCATCGGCGTTGCCATGGGACCCACTCTCATCGTGCACG GTGTGACAAGCGGTGACCCCCAAGtgaagacagacagccagcagCTGAAGGTGGCGGACTATGTCTACGGTGTCAGTCAAG ACGTTTGCCGAGTGTACAGAAACCTGGAGCGACTGTCTCGCACGATGAAGGACCTGGTCTGCCAGCCGCTACTCTCTCAACTCTCTGAAG TGTGTGGCTTCCCTGTGTCGCTGGGACTGCTGTCGCTGTCCTATGAAGTCAAG CTAAAGGTCTTGAGCTACCTGCCAGCACTCGGCCTGGTGAGAATGGGACAGGTGTGCAGAGAGTACAACGTGACCTATAAGGACCCCTGCCTGTGGCGACGTCTCTACCTGCGGGAATTTGGAC agcATGGCGATAACAGTCTGCACAAGGACTGGTACACG CTGTACAAGGTGGAGTACCTGGCGAGGAAGGATCGACGTAAGATGTCACGGCAACGCCACCACCTGCTGTCGGGCATCCCCCCCTGGCTGAACCCCCCGCCGGGCCACTTCCCTcccctcaccccctccccctacatgGGTGGCATCGTCGGGGGCGACTACGACCTCAACCCGGAGTTTGCTCCAC GAATCCCTCACCCACTGTTTGGTCAGCCGGCAATTCCAGACCACTTCCTGCCCCAGGGGCCCGGTGCGCCCGGCGGTCCCTTCGCTCCCAGGCCTCGCTTCTCCGACCCCTTCGGTCCCTTCCCCGGCCCCAACTACATGGCCAGCTTGCAAAACGCGCGACCATCACCCTTTGGCTCTCTGGGCGGCAACAGGTTTCTCTAA